The proteins below come from a single Psychrobacter sp. PL19 genomic window:
- a CDS encoding YggT family protein → MNNMLLQIFDLVTTFAMLLVFIRFMLQFADMDASDPMIRPAYKATHIVDVFGRIFPTVAQGRISIAAIVLMLLIRLIDISGKAALTQQGIAPVPLFFTGSVSLVLDFLRMCRYLVIGSIIVSWIVVFTNSSHPVIGIIMRLAEPILAPFRRITPNLGMLDLSPMVAFFAFYLLEIFIGGLASNFMPMLG, encoded by the coding sequence ATGAATAACATGTTATTGCAAATTTTTGATCTGGTCACCACCTTCGCTATGTTGTTGGTGTTTATACGCTTCATGCTACAGTTTGCAGACATGGATGCAAGCGATCCTATGATTCGGCCGGCTTACAAAGCGACCCATATTGTAGATGTGTTTGGTCGTATCTTTCCGACCGTGGCTCAAGGGCGTATCAGTATTGCTGCAATTGTACTGATGCTGTTAATTCGTCTGATAGACATTTCTGGTAAAGCCGCATTAACTCAACAAGGCATTGCGCCTGTGCCGCTATTTTTCACCGGCTCAGTAAGCTTGGTTTTAGACTTTTTGCGTATGTGTCGCTATCTGGTAATTGGCTCTATTATTGTCAGCTGGATTGTGGTGTTTACCAACTCTTCGCATCCAGTCATTGGCATTATTATGCGTTTAGCGGAGCCCATCTTAGCCCCGTTCCGCCGTATCACGCCAAACCTTGGTATGCTCGATCTATCCCCTATGGTGGCCTTCTTTGCTTTTTACTTGCTAGAGATCTTCATTGGTGGCTTGGCCTCAAACTTTATGCCAATGTTAGGCTAG
- the proC gene encoding pyrroline-5-carboxylate reductase — translation MSVLDNKKISFIGGGNMAQALISGLISCGVKPELITVADPSAEVRQHLAAQHLKTVDPVADPKSAVIDADVIVLAVKPQLMKVVVSAFADVLDNQLVISVAAGLSTDILSGMLGGYRNIVRAMPNTPAMIQMGATGLYGTDDTTEEQQRLATAVMEASGLVMWVDNEEHMHAVTAVSGSAPAYVFYFIESMIDGGIALGLDKEQASALAMQTVLGAAKMAIGSDDAPAELRRKVTSLNGTTQAAIESMQGNEIGRQIAEAMKACADRSQALSDEMSD, via the coding sequence ATGTCAGTATTAGATAACAAGAAAATTAGCTTCATCGGTGGCGGGAACATGGCCCAAGCCCTTATTAGTGGGCTTATTAGCTGTGGTGTCAAGCCTGAGCTGATTACGGTAGCAGATCCTAGCGCGGAAGTGCGTCAGCATTTAGCGGCCCAGCACCTGAAGACTGTTGATCCGGTCGCCGATCCAAAATCGGCCGTTATTGATGCTGACGTGATTGTGCTGGCGGTAAAGCCGCAACTGATGAAAGTGGTAGTGAGTGCATTTGCTGATGTGTTGGATAATCAGCTGGTTATCTCAGTAGCAGCGGGCTTATCGACTGATATTTTATCCGGTATGCTTGGTGGTTATCGCAATATTGTGCGCGCTATGCCTAACACTCCAGCCATGATTCAAATGGGTGCAACGGGTCTATATGGCACCGATGATACCACTGAAGAACAACAACGGTTGGCAACAGCAGTGATGGAAGCGTCAGGTCTGGTAATGTGGGTAGATAATGAAGAACATATGCATGCGGTGACCGCAGTTTCCGGTTCAGCACCCGCGTACGTCTTTTACTTTATCGAATCAATGATAGATGGCGGGATTGCCTTAGGGTTGGACAAAGAGCAAGCCTCAGCACTCGCTATGCAAACTGTCCTAGGCGCAGCAAAAATGGCTATTGGCAGTGATGACGCGCCAGCTGAGCTACGTCGTAAAGTCACGTCGCTAAACGGAACCACTCAAGCGGCGATTGAATCAATGCAAGGCAATGAGATCGGTCGTCAAATCGCTGAGGCTATGAAAGCCTGCGCTGACCGTAGTCAAGCACTGAGTGATGAGATGAGTGATTAA
- the tilS gene encoding tRNA lysidine(34) synthetase TilS: MTSSAIRQYPIESIAKSLIDKDLAQALLISVAEYTDQLQGHRIWLACSGGRDSLALAAICLQLYRQGQLAFLPQLLHVDHGLQADSKCWALHLAEWAHAQQMPCHILQATVNGHDEQAARQARYQAMLAHINQDDVLLLAHHADDQAETVLMRLIQGAGVNGLSGMEAWRVQSQGARRNVVWRPWLTVRRANISSYAQRLQLPYIDDPTNTSGDNVRSGLRHEIMPALAHYNTNVIDNIARSAQLLADAQATVSAQAAQDFQQTAITSLQFVPAQRVLSILDLQLLPSYRQRQLLHYWLAQDEPLPPAKQLVDDVIMLIQRSDNDHQTQLYWQGRKQQYLICRYRQQLYRLSKSWLTWLTIPLIEQTHVLPSTVVSETRLSEINGAETNGAETNGAETNGSQNTLTTLTLRTDENFVWHLPLTCDSIGPLLSRLNTLLGNAHTPINVLNLISHQDKVVLKIAPLGRQQRLQTTLATRPQAGKKLYQTLGIPLWLRDSLAVVSIVCIDTQNDLPFDLPILLLSPFDSWILGFDKSVANMMSDEFDENNTVNSTLSLNNRS; encoded by the coding sequence ATGACCAGCAGCGCAATCCGTCAATATCCTATTGAATCAATAGCCAAATCGCTAATAGATAAAGACTTAGCACAGGCGTTACTAATCAGCGTGGCTGAATATACTGACCAGCTACAGGGTCACCGGATCTGGCTGGCCTGTAGTGGTGGGCGTGATTCATTGGCGTTAGCTGCTATCTGTTTACAATTGTATCGGCAAGGTCAGCTAGCGTTTTTACCGCAACTATTGCATGTCGACCATGGCCTGCAAGCTGATAGTAAGTGTTGGGCGCTGCACCTTGCTGAGTGGGCGCATGCGCAACAAATGCCTTGCCATATTTTACAAGCAACGGTTAACGGTCATGATGAGCAAGCCGCCCGGCAAGCACGTTATCAAGCCATGCTCGCTCATATCAATCAAGATGATGTTTTATTATTAGCCCATCATGCCGATGACCAAGCTGAAACTGTGCTGATGCGCTTGATTCAAGGCGCAGGAGTAAATGGCTTGTCCGGTATGGAAGCATGGCGAGTACAATCGCAAGGCGCACGTCGCAACGTCGTATGGCGGCCTTGGTTAACAGTACGTCGTGCGAATATCAGCAGCTACGCCCAGCGTCTACAGCTCCCCTACATTGACGATCCTACTAATACCAGTGGTGACAATGTACGTAGTGGCTTGCGTCATGAAATCATGCCGGCATTGGCACATTATAATACGAATGTCATTGATAATATTGCTCGTAGTGCGCAGTTGCTCGCCGATGCTCAAGCAACGGTCAGCGCGCAAGCTGCCCAAGATTTTCAGCAGACCGCCATCACATCGCTGCAATTTGTACCGGCGCAACGGGTGCTGAGTATTCTTGATTTACAGCTATTGCCATCCTATCGCCAGCGACAATTGCTGCACTATTGGCTCGCACAAGATGAGCCATTACCGCCTGCTAAGCAATTAGTCGATGATGTGATTATGCTGATTCAGCGTAGCGATAATGACCATCAGACTCAGCTATATTGGCAAGGCCGTAAGCAACAGTACCTCATTTGTCGCTACCGTCAGCAATTGTATCGTCTCAGCAAGAGCTGGCTGACCTGGCTGACCATACCACTGATTGAACAAACGCACGTCTTACCTAGTACTGTTGTGTCTGAAACCCGTTTGTCTGAAATTAATGGGGCTGAAACTAATGGGGCTGAAACTAATGGGGCTGAAACTAATGGTTCTCAAAATACCTTAACGACACTTACCTTACGTACAGATGAAAATTTTGTTTGGCATTTACCACTGACCTGCGATTCAATAGGGCCGTTATTAAGCCGTTTAAACACTTTATTAGGTAACGCTCACACACCAATAAATGTATTAAACTTGATAAGTCATCAAGATAAAGTTGTGTTAAAGATCGCCCCATTAGGTCGGCAGCAGCGATTACAAACCACCCTGGCTACACGTCCACAAGCCGGCAAAAAGCTGTACCAGACGCTGGGTATTCCTTTATGGCTACGTGACAGCCTAGCAGTGGTTAGTATTGTCTGTATAGATACGCAGAATGATCTACCGTTTGATTTACCCATATTACTACTATCACCATTTGACAGCTGGATATTAGGGTTTGATAAATCGGTAGCGAATATGATGAGTGACGAGTTTGATGAGAATAACACTGTCAACAGTACTTTAAGCCTTAATAATAGATCCTAA
- the ppx gene encoding exopolyphosphatase produces the protein MLNNTLENPPIADDELIAAIDIGSNSFHLAIARLDHGEVRKVASMSEKVQLAAGLDEHNILGAAAENRGLDCLSRFVARLDSVPPERIRIVATNALRQAKNANDFIARANEILPKPIEIIAGREEARLIYLGVSHTNASSDKRLVIDIGGGSTEFIIGKGFDPLLTESLQMGCVAFTQKFFADGQITKEAFNHAIAAARKEVLSINGRYQKTGWNSVVGSSGTIKAVRNVLVSKGWSDAQERVTYRGVKELEKLLIKIGDVNDIELTGVKEHRKAVFPAGVAVLRAAMKVLGVETITYSDGALREGVMYDMLGRFASEDVRDRSVLALIKRYSVDKKQARQVVRTSRHLLKQVQNDLQLTSDDADVLRRAAYLHEIGLAISHSNYHRHSAYLLENSDIPGFSQVDQKRMAQLMLSHRRKLKGDMLEKTCLIGGNQLVYLCLLLRLAVLAHHSRSEYDLPQMQLIVTDTNCWQITVSTDKKHYAFLYSDLCAEIEQFAKWGVKLNVIESSVIKKLSQ, from the coding sequence ATGCTCAATAACACCCTTGAAAATCCACCCATCGCTGATGATGAACTGATAGCAGCCATTGATATTGGCTCTAACAGCTTTCATTTGGCGATTGCTCGCCTTGATCATGGCGAAGTACGAAAAGTAGCTTCCATGTCCGAAAAGGTACAGTTAGCAGCAGGATTAGATGAGCATAATATCTTAGGAGCTGCTGCCGAAAACCGAGGGCTAGATTGTCTGAGTCGCTTTGTGGCACGCCTTGATTCAGTGCCGCCTGAGCGCATTCGTATTGTCGCAACCAATGCCCTGCGCCAAGCTAAAAATGCTAACGATTTTATCGCACGCGCTAATGAAATTTTGCCCAAGCCGATTGAAATTATCGCCGGTCGTGAAGAGGCGCGGTTGATTTATCTGGGCGTATCACATACCAATGCCAGTAGCGACAAGCGCTTAGTGATTGATATTGGCGGGGGTTCGACAGAATTTATCATTGGAAAAGGCTTTGATCCGTTATTGACCGAAAGTTTACAGATGGGCTGTGTGGCCTTTACTCAGAAGTTTTTTGCGGATGGACAGATTACTAAAGAGGCTTTTAACCATGCTATCGCAGCGGCCCGCAAAGAAGTATTATCGATTAATGGTCGCTATCAAAAGACTGGTTGGAACAGCGTAGTTGGCTCTAGTGGGACGATTAAAGCCGTACGAAACGTGCTAGTCTCAAAAGGTTGGTCTGATGCTCAAGAACGCGTGACTTATCGAGGGGTCAAAGAATTAGAAAAGCTATTGATTAAAATCGGTGATGTGAACGATATTGAGCTCACTGGGGTCAAAGAACATCGCAAAGCCGTATTTCCAGCAGGGGTGGCGGTACTGCGTGCCGCTATGAAAGTACTGGGTGTGGAGACTATAACTTACTCTGATGGGGCGCTACGCGAAGGTGTTATGTATGACATGCTTGGTCGCTTTGCTAGTGAAGATGTGCGCGACCGCAGTGTCTTGGCGCTAATCAAACGCTATTCTGTGGACAAAAAACAAGCCCGCCAAGTGGTCAGGACCAGCCGTCATTTACTCAAGCAAGTCCAAAATGACTTACAGTTGACTAGCGATGATGCAGATGTATTGAGACGTGCTGCTTATTTGCATGAGATTGGACTGGCAATCAGTCACAGCAATTATCATCGCCACAGTGCTTATCTACTTGAAAATTCGGATATTCCTGGTTTTTCACAAGTGGATCAAAAGCGTATGGCCCAATTGATGCTGAGTCATAGGCGCAAGTTAAAAGGTGATATGCTCGAGAAAACTTGTCTCATTGGTGGTAATCAACTGGTTTATTTATGCTTGCTACTCAGACTTGCGGTCTTAGCTCATCATAGCCGTAGTGAATATGACCTGCCTCAGATGCAGCTGATTGTCACAGACACCAATTGCTGGCAAATTACTGTTAGTACTGACAAAAAGCATTATGCATTTTTATATTCCGATCTTTGTGCTGAGATTGAACAGTTTGCCAAGTGGGGCGTCAAGCTAAATGTCATCGAATCTAGTGTTATTAAAAAACTAAGTCAGTAA
- a CDS encoding Mpo1-like protein has translation MVKMDRSVETGFYDFYLAEHQNMACRRLHFAGSSFGLLGIANSIRTRSPKPLLKGIAAGYACAWVGHFFFEKNKPASFKFPLKSFVSDFRMYGDVLRGNLSLKDRTFDKPRQQ, from the coding sequence ATGGTAAAAATGGATAGGTCAGTTGAAACGGGCTTCTATGATTTTTATTTAGCTGAGCATCAAAACATGGCTTGCCGCCGCCTCCACTTTGCAGGTAGTAGTTTTGGCTTATTAGGCATAGCCAACTCTATCAGAACCCGTTCACCGAAACCATTACTGAAGGGTATTGCGGCAGGCTATGCTTGTGCTTGGGTCGGGCATTTTTTCTTTGAAAAAAACAAACCGGCCTCTTTTAAATTTCCACTAAAAAGCTTTGTCAGTGATTTTCGCATGTATGGCGACGTGCTGCGCGGTAACTTAAGCTTGAAAGATCGCACGTTTGATAAGCCGCGACAGCAGTAA
- the hemL gene encoding glutamate-1-semialdehyde 2,1-aminomutase, producing MSTKNEQLFAQARKHIPGGVNSPVRAFAGVGGTPVFMHRAKGSKIYDTEDNAYIDYIGSWGPMILGHAHPKVIDAVKQAAEDGLSFGTPTPFETTVADKICDIVPSVEMIRMTSSGTEATMSAIRLARGFTERDNIVKFEGCYHGHSDSLLVKAGSGMLDIGEPTSKGVPADFAKHTITLPYNDPQAIKDCFEKWGDTIACVIVEPIAGNMNMVIPEQAFHDTLRAQCTEHGAVLVFDEVMTGFRVGLGGAQAHFGVSPDLTCFGKIIGAGLPVGAFGGKREIMSCIAPMGGVYQAGTLSGNPLAMRAGIAMFEDLTVEGFYDELAGKVDRLIDGIQAAADKHGIHLRTNKLGGMFGMFFVKDSDTKTPLDFDDVTECNMDAFNTFFHGMLDRGIYLAPSAYEAGFMSIKHSNEDLDFSIQAADEIFAEMANA from the coding sequence ATGAGTACTAAAAACGAACAACTCTTCGCCCAAGCCCGCAAACATATTCCTGGTGGTGTGAACTCCCCAGTTCGTGCCTTTGCTGGGGTGGGCGGCACACCCGTATTTATGCACCGCGCTAAGGGCAGCAAGATTTATGACACTGAAGACAATGCTTATATCGACTATATAGGCTCATGGGGACCGATGATTTTGGGTCACGCCCATCCAAAAGTCATTGATGCGGTCAAACAAGCCGCTGAGGATGGACTTAGCTTTGGTACGCCAACACCGTTTGAAACCACGGTTGCTGATAAGATATGTGACATCGTTCCTAGTGTTGAGATGATTCGTATGACCAGCTCGGGTACTGAAGCAACCATGAGTGCAATTCGTCTGGCACGCGGGTTTACTGAGCGTGATAATATTGTCAAATTCGAAGGCTGTTATCATGGTCATTCAGACAGCTTGCTAGTCAAAGCTGGCTCAGGAATGCTTGATATTGGTGAGCCCACGTCAAAAGGCGTGCCAGCTGACTTTGCCAAACACACGATTACTCTACCTTATAATGACCCACAAGCGATCAAAGACTGCTTCGAAAAATGGGGCGACACTATTGCTTGTGTTATCGTCGAGCCTATCGCTGGCAATATGAATATGGTTATCCCAGAGCAGGCTTTTCACGATACCTTACGTGCTCAATGTACTGAACATGGAGCCGTGCTGGTTTTTGATGAAGTAATGACTGGCTTTCGAGTGGGACTGGGCGGTGCTCAAGCACATTTTGGTGTTAGCCCTGACTTAACCTGTTTTGGTAAAATCATCGGTGCCGGCCTACCGGTTGGTGCATTCGGTGGTAAGCGTGAGATTATGTCTTGCATCGCACCAATGGGCGGGGTCTATCAAGCAGGTACCTTATCTGGTAATCCTCTCGCTATGCGTGCTGGCATCGCCATGTTTGAAGACTTAACGGTAGAGGGATTTTACGACGAGCTGGCCGGCAAAGTTGACCGTCTCATTGATGGTATCCAGGCCGCCGCTGACAAGCACGGTATCCATTTGCGCACCAACAAGCTTGGCGGTATGTTCGGTATGTTTTTTGTCAAAGACAGCGATACCAAAACCCCACTCGATTTTGATGATGTCACTGAATGTAATATGGATGCTTTTAACACCTTCTTCCATGGCATGCTTGATCGGGGTATTTATCTCGCGCCTTCTGCTTATGAAGCCGGCTTTATGTCTATTAAGCATAGCAACGAAGATTTAGATTTTTCTATCCAAGCCGCTGACGAGATATTTGCAGAAATGGCCAACGCGTAA
- a CDS encoding zinc ribbon domain-containing protein YjdM, whose product MSLPNCPACDENYTYEDGALLICPMCAHEWTAAENDVAQTDEQDTVIRDAVGNELQDGDAVTVIKDLKVKGSSTVIKVGTKAKSIRLLPDASDGHDIDCKLDGFGPMKLKSSVVKKA is encoded by the coding sequence ATGAGTTTACCCAATTGCCCAGCATGTGATGAAAATTATACTTACGAAGATGGTGCGCTACTAATATGCCCAATGTGTGCCCATGAGTGGACCGCGGCTGAAAATGATGTAGCGCAAACTGACGAGCAAGACACTGTGATACGTGATGCCGTTGGCAATGAGCTGCAAGATGGCGATGCCGTCACCGTAATTAAGGATCTAAAAGTCAAAGGCTCGTCCACCGTCATTAAAGTGGGTACCAAAGCAAAAAGTATCCGCCTATTGCCCGATGCATCCGATGGTCATGATATTGACTGTAAACTCGACGGCTTTGGCCCCATGAAGCTTAAGTCTTCAGTGGTTAAAAAAGCTTAA
- the ygfZ gene encoding CAF17-like 4Fe-4S cluster assembly/insertion protein YgfZ produces the protein MTQSLTPDSSVPAATVKFQQLTIQGDDAEKFLQGQLTCDVTKLGLSYQAAAIGNLKGRIEFGIWIKKQAEKHYDVVISADCAESLKAHLGKYGAFSKFETSAPTPIYPCVLADEPTFSHKDTHDTPEDTQAWVQSSIATGNYWIVAATQGEFQPQELRLHQRGGMDYDKGCYLGQEVIARIYFKSAPKAFLHYVQGTGDLPAVGEKLGKIQVVNAIVSGQDSQHNQRNKGFEALVVARPEHLADSDLTVLALPPALQTDVARPK, from the coding sequence ATGACTCAATCTTTGACTCCAGATTCTTCTGTACCCGCTGCTACGGTCAAATTCCAACAATTAACCATCCAAGGTGACGATGCCGAAAAATTCTTACAAGGCCAATTAACCTGTGACGTGACCAAACTGGGTCTCAGTTATCAGGCCGCTGCTATCGGCAACTTAAAAGGTCGTATTGAGTTTGGCATTTGGATTAAAAAACAAGCCGAAAAGCATTATGACGTGGTTATCAGTGCGGATTGTGCAGAGTCTTTAAAAGCACATCTTGGTAAATATGGTGCCTTTTCAAAGTTTGAAACCAGTGCACCAACCCCGATTTATCCTTGCGTACTGGCAGATGAGCCAACCTTTAGCCATAAAGATACTCACGATACGCCAGAAGATACGCAAGCATGGGTGCAGTCTAGTATTGCAACCGGTAACTACTGGATAGTGGCCGCCACCCAAGGCGAGTTTCAGCCACAAGAGTTACGCTTACATCAGCGCGGCGGTATGGACTACGATAAAGGCTGTTATTTAGGTCAAGAAGTCATCGCGCGTATTTACTTTAAATCAGCGCCTAAGGCATTTTTACATTATGTACAGGGGACAGGCGACCTACCAGCAGTAGGCGAAAAACTAGGCAAAATTCAAGTGGTCAATGCAATAGTAAGTGGCCAAGATAGCCAACATAACCAACGTAACAAAGGTTTTGAAGCATTAGTAGTGGCCCGTCCAGAACATCTTGCTGATAGCGACCTAACAGTATTAGCACTGCCCCCAGCGCTACAAACAGATGTTGCCCGTCCTAAATAG
- a CDS encoding D-amino acid dehydrogenase: MTHISVLGAGVVGVTTAWYLRQAGYNVTVIEREPAAGLQTSFANGGQISVSHATPWANPAAPMKALKWLFQEDAPLLYRLRADKAQLKWAMQFLQECRADKADANLVQMVHLGLYSRAALQQLRADIDISYEQQTRGIMHFYTSQAEFDAAIAPTERMQELGCERHFIDINTAASLEPALYPIAHKLKGATYTSSDESGNTHLFTQRLAERCVEAGVQFLYDTDILAINTDTESTRPRVHSITIRPAGENAQTFSADSYVLALGSYSVPLVKPLNIHLPIFPAKGYSATYQVNPRAPHLAPFISLIDDEYKLVVSRLGDKLRVAGTAEFNGYNLDLNSTRCEAITQRVQQLFPKGIVANSVKYWAGLRPMTPSNVPLIGRAHAGHVRHGSHNTGATFDNLWLNTGHGTLGWTHACGSAKAISLLMQGEVPAVDFDFVGIKAQYMPV, from the coding sequence ATGACCCATATCTCAGTACTCGGTGCAGGCGTAGTCGGTGTAACTACCGCATGGTATCTGCGGCAAGCAGGCTATAACGTGACTGTGATTGAACGTGAGCCAGCCGCAGGACTACAGACCTCGTTCGCTAATGGTGGTCAAATATCGGTATCACATGCCACTCCCTGGGCCAACCCAGCCGCACCGATGAAAGCGCTCAAATGGTTGTTCCAAGAAGATGCGCCGCTACTGTATCGCTTGCGTGCGGATAAAGCCCAACTCAAGTGGGCAATGCAGTTTTTACAAGAGTGCCGCGCTGATAAGGCCGATGCCAATCTAGTACAGATGGTACATTTGGGCCTATATTCAAGAGCCGCTTTGCAGCAGCTACGCGCCGATATAGATATCAGCTACGAGCAGCAAACGCGAGGTATCATGCATTTTTATACCAGCCAAGCTGAGTTTGATGCGGCCATTGCGCCAACCGAGCGTATGCAAGAACTAGGCTGTGAGCGCCACTTCATTGATATCAATACTGCCGCCAGCTTAGAGCCAGCACTGTACCCCATTGCCCACAAACTGAAGGGTGCAACCTATACCAGCAGTGATGAATCAGGCAATACGCACTTATTTACCCAGCGTCTAGCAGAACGTTGCGTCGAAGCTGGCGTGCAGTTTTTATACGATACTGATATTTTAGCCATAAATACTGATACTGAGTCTACCAGACCTCGTGTCCATAGCATCACCATTCGCCCAGCGGGTGAAAATGCGCAGACTTTTAGTGCTGATAGTTATGTACTGGCACTCGGCAGTTATAGTGTGCCGCTCGTGAAGCCGTTAAATATTCATCTACCCATCTTCCCAGCCAAAGGCTATTCTGCTACCTATCAAGTGAATCCACGCGCGCCACACTTAGCGCCGTTTATTAGCCTCATTGATGATGAGTACAAACTGGTTGTGTCGCGCCTGGGTGATAAATTACGGGTAGCGGGGACAGCCGAATTTAATGGTTATAATCTAGACCTTAATAGCACACGCTGCGAAGCTATTACCCAGCGCGTACAGCAGCTATTCCCTAAAGGCATCGTTGCCAATTCTGTTAAGTATTGGGCGGGGCTACGCCCTATGACTCCCTCAAATGTACCGTTAATTGGGCGGGCACACGCTGGTCACGTTCGTCATGGTAGTCATAATACAGGGGCTACCTTTGATAACCTGTGGCTAAATACTGGCCATGGAACGCTTGGCTGGACGCACGCTTGCGGCTCAGCTAAAGCGATTAGTTTATTGATGCAGGGTGAAGTACCCGCAGTCGATTTTGACTTCGTTGGTATAAAGGCTCAATACATGCCAGTTTAA